A single window of Thalassomonas viridans DNA harbors:
- a CDS encoding TonB-dependent receptor domain-containing protein: MKQSSVYKHKLKHLSLCVISALAAQAGSIGLVYAQDVAGEKKVERISIIGSHIKVNHDTGALPVTAISAEDIENSGAVSGAELLAEIPQQGDVAFNSSRVVGGVNDARGDVSSYNLRGLGTGNTLVLLNGRRLVLHPGTQSENFVPVTTANANTLPVRGLKRVEVLRDGAAAIYGSDAVAGVVNYALKDDYEGSELNVNYGSEEGTARDTLNLNGATGFYFNNEKSHLSFSAGYYKREMIMASEKSYAASSDLRGNSRFPDEVGITGTDDDGNPIYNSDLNGLNSSTPWGEFRTSTLGTFHLQPDSLSGCENSDDLGNPTTALGVEGVCVDQGSQPTSDGYDRNSERSLSSGIERANFYGLLTHELTESTELYAEALYYYAEAERVREQTANLTSQRFTIAADAYYNPFGETVDLRKYRPVDTGPRNIEVTDKSYRVLTGLRGDFNDWDWDSAVLYSKATTEDKANRIHTQRFQQAINSTDQATAYDVFNGADVNNTNVGDPTGNSQSVIDSFMIDVVRDSETELALFDFKVSKGDIYELPAGDVGFAAGIEYRYESFSDVRSDELNTSESFLDIVGGVKDVDQYASVVLGSSPTPDASGSRNVFSAYSEFAIPLLEGLPFVDRLDMQLAARYERFSDVGDILKPKAALSWIINDYVQFRASYAEGFKAPGLPQVVAVDISRVNNRNDPITDTRYGVLEVRSGSDTLKPEESESLSWGFVVQPTRNLTLTADWWQLDQSDTVGLIHSQTQLLYDALLRHQDPGGNGNPVVTRGGDDNEVVAVVNDYINLQDREVAGVDFSISYDLDTNWGGFQFRANAAKLTKFYQEADDITAQVIAAQNSGDAALIEALQYREEEVTITGSGDLVEQDGRPEWRMTSSIGWKNGSWGAGLKYRYVGGFEDTSLDYSIGEEDFKYQVGSSSKFDVYVNYRLPESVLDNTKLTFGIKNIGDKKPPIADETFGYNSSVHSSLGRYFYMNVNKKF; this comes from the coding sequence ATGAAACAAAGCTCTGTATATAAACATAAATTAAAGCATCTTAGCTTATGTGTAATTTCCGCGTTAGCAGCCCAGGCAGGCAGTATAGGATTGGTTTATGCCCAGGACGTGGCCGGGGAAAAGAAAGTTGAACGTATCAGTATTATCGGCTCGCATATCAAAGTGAACCATGATACCGGTGCTTTACCGGTAACCGCTATTTCGGCAGAAGACATAGAAAACAGCGGTGCGGTGTCCGGCGCCGAATTGCTGGCGGAAATCCCGCAGCAGGGGGATGTCGCCTTTAACAGCTCCCGTGTCGTCGGCGGTGTTAACGATGCCCGCGGCGATGTTTCTTCTTATAACCTGCGCGGCCTGGGAACGGGCAATACTTTGGTATTGCTTAATGGCCGCCGTCTGGTGTTGCATCCGGGGACCCAGTCGGAAAATTTTGTGCCTGTAACCACGGCCAATGCCAATACCTTGCCGGTGCGCGGCTTAAAGCGTGTTGAAGTATTACGTGACGGTGCTGCCGCCATATATGGTTCAGATGCGGTGGCCGGGGTGGTCAATTATGCCCTTAAAGACGATTACGAAGGCTCTGAGCTGAATGTTAATTACGGCAGCGAGGAAGGCACCGCCCGCGATACCCTTAACCTGAACGGTGCGACCGGCTTTTATTTTAACAATGAAAAAAGCCATTTATCGTTTTCTGCCGGTTATTATAAGCGTGAAATGATCATGGCAAGCGAAAAGTCTTATGCAGCCAGTTCAGATCTACGCGGCAACAGCCGTTTTCCGGATGAAGTGGGCATTACCGGCACGGATGATGACGGCAACCCTATTTATAACAGCGACTTAAACGGTTTAAATTCATCTACCCCCTGGGGGGAGTTTCGTACCTCGACTTTAGGAACCTTTCATTTGCAGCCGGATAGCTTATCGGGTTGTGAAAACTCGGATGATCTGGGTAACCCTACTACGGCCCTTGGTGTTGAAGGGGTTTGTGTTGACCAGGGCAGCCAGCCGACCAGCGACGGTTATGACAGGAACAGCGAGCGCTCTTTAAGTTCGGGTATAGAGCGGGCAAATTTTTACGGTTTGCTGACCCATGAATTAACCGAGAGCACAGAGCTTTATGCCGAGGCCCTTTATTATTATGCCGAAGCAGAGCGGGTGCGCGAGCAGACCGCTAATTTAACTTCCCAGCGTTTTACCATAGCCGCCGATGCTTATTATAATCCGTTCGGCGAAACCGTTGATTTGAGAAAATACCGCCCGGTGGATACAGGTCCGCGCAATATTGAGGTGACCGACAAGAGCTACCGGGTGCTAACCGGCCTGCGCGGTGATTTTAACGACTGGGACTGGGACAGCGCCGTGCTTTATTCCAAGGCGACCACGGAAGATAAGGCGAACCGCATTCATACCCAGAGATTCCAGCAGGCGATCAACAGTACAGATCAGGCGACCGCTTATGATGTCTTTAATGGCGCGGATGTTAACAATACCAATGTCGGTGACCCTACCGGCAACAGCCAGTCTGTGATCGACAGCTTTATGATAGATGTGGTGCGCGACAGTGAAACTGAACTGGCGCTGTTTGATTTTAAAGTTTCTAAGGGAGACATTTATGAACTGCCGGCGGGGGATGTGGGTTTTGCTGCCGGTATAGAATACCGCTATGAAAGCTTTTCCGATGTGCGTTCAGACGAGCTTAATACCAGCGAGTCTTTCCTGGATATTGTCGGTGGTGTTAAAGATGTGGATCAGTATGCCAGTGTTGTACTTGGCAGCAGCCCGACTCCGGATGCCAGTGGCAGCCGTAATGTTTTCTCCGCCTATAGTGAATTTGCCATTCCTTTGCTTGAAGGTTTGCCTTTTGTCGACCGACTGGATATGCAGCTGGCGGCGCGTTATGAACGTTTTTCCGATGTCGGTGATATTTTAAAACCTAAGGCTGCCTTGTCCTGGATCATCAATGATTATGTGCAGTTCCGTGCTTCCTATGCCGAAGGCTTTAAAGCGCCGGGCTTGCCTCAGGTGGTAGCGGTGGATATTTCCCGGGTCAATAATCGCAACGATCCTATTACCGACACCCGTTATGGCGTGTTGGAAGTACGCAGCGGCAGCGATACTTTAAAACCGGAAGAAAGTGAAAGTTTAAGTTGGGGCTTTGTGGTGCAGCCGACCCGTAACCTGACCTTGACCGCCGACTGGTGGCAGCTGGATCAAAGTGATACCGTTGGCCTGATCCATTCGCAAACCCAGCTGTTATACGATGCCTTGCTGCGCCATCAGGATCCGGGCGGCAATGGTAACCCTGTGGTGACCCGCGGCGGTGACGACAACGAAGTGGTTGCGGTAGTGAATGACTATATTAACCTGCAGGACCGGGAAGTGGCCGGGGTGGACTTTAGCATCAGCTATGATTTGGATACCAACTGGGGTGGTTTTCAATTTAGGGCTAATGCTGCGAAATTAACCAAGTTTTACCAGGAAGCTGATGATATTACGGCTCAGGTGATAGCCGCGCAGAATTCTGGTGATGCTGCCTTAATCGAAGCCCTGCAATACCGGGAGGAAGAGGTGACTATTACCGGTAGCGGCGATCTGGTTGAGCAGGATGGCCGTCCCGAGTGGCGCATGACCTCGTCAATCGGCTGGAAAAACGGTTCCTGGGGAGCCGGGCTGAAATACCGCTATGTTGGTGGTTTTGAAGATACCAGCTTAGATTACAGCATAGGCGAAGAAGACTTTAAATATCAGGTAGGCAGCTCCTCTAAATTTGATGTTTATGTGAATTATCGTTTGCCTGAGTCTGTGCTGGACAATACTAAGCTGACCTTTGGCATTAAAAATATAGGCGATAAAAAGCCGCCGATTGCCGATGAAACCTTTGGTTATAATTCCAGCGTGCATTCTAGCCTGGGGCGTTATTTCTATATGAATGTGAATAAGAAGTTTTAA
- the gltS gene encoding sodium/glutamate symporter gives MTIEIATIETLLIALLILFAGYGLNSKVLFLKNNNIPEPVVGGIVFSLLLAIAYSSFNLNIQFDMALKAPLMTLFFTTVGLGASYSLLLKGGPKVALFLGIATLYLLLQNALGISIALAAGLEPLMGLIGGSVTLSGGHGNGATYAELFISEYGMPANVFELAMAAATFGLILGGLAGGPVSKRLIEKHRLKAPDYQEALDDTVTFDPEDHDRVTPKKMMETLFIILLCMVLGQLAYLKLKAMAIVLPAFLVPLLFGVLATNITEVTRVYKISRACIDLWGTMALSIFLAMALMSLKVWELASLAGPMLLMILVQTAMLMAFAYFITFRLMGKNYDAAIMAGGHCGFGLGATPTAVANMEALVSRHGPSPQAFLVVPMVGAFFIDITNALIIQLYLSLPFISN, from the coding sequence ATGACGATAGAAATTGCAACCATCGAAACCCTGTTAATTGCCCTGCTGATCCTTTTTGCCGGTTATGGCTTAAACAGCAAAGTCCTTTTCCTGAAAAACAATAATATTCCCGAACCCGTTGTTGGCGGTATAGTTTTTTCCTTACTACTGGCAATCGCCTACAGCAGCTTTAACCTGAATATTCAATTTGATATGGCGTTAAAAGCCCCGCTGATGACGTTGTTCTTCACCACGGTCGGCCTCGGCGCCAGCTACAGCCTGCTGCTCAAAGGCGGACCTAAAGTCGCCCTCTTCCTCGGCATCGCCACCCTGTATTTGCTGCTGCAAAATGCCCTCGGCATATCGATAGCGCTTGCTGCCGGGCTAGAACCTTTGATGGGACTGATCGGCGGTTCGGTCACCCTGTCCGGCGGCCATGGCAACGGCGCAACCTACGCCGAGTTGTTTATCAGTGAATACGGCATGCCTGCAAATGTATTTGAACTGGCCATGGCCGCGGCAACCTTTGGCCTGATCCTGGGCGGGCTGGCGGGCGGCCCGGTCAGCAAAAGGCTGATTGAAAAACACCGGCTCAAAGCCCCGGATTACCAGGAAGCCCTCGACGATACCGTCACCTTTGATCCGGAAGATCATGATCGCGTCACCCCGAAAAAAATGATGGAAACCCTGTTTATTATCCTGCTGTGCATGGTTTTGGGACAGCTGGCCTACCTGAAACTAAAAGCTATGGCGATCGTCTTGCCGGCCTTTTTAGTGCCCCTGCTTTTCGGCGTACTGGCCACCAATATCACGGAAGTAACCAGGGTCTATAAGATCAGCCGGGCCTGCATCGATCTCTGGGGCACCATGGCGCTGTCAATCTTTTTAGCCATGGCGTTAATGTCGCTAAAAGTATGGGAGTTAGCCAGTTTAGCCGGTCCTATGCTGCTGATGATTTTAGTACAAACCGCCATGCTGATGGCATTCGCCTATTTCATCACCTTCAGGTTAATGGGCAAAAATTACGATGCCGCCATTATGGCGGGCGGACACTGCGGTTTCGGTTTAGGGGCAACCCCAACCGCGGTGGCCAATATGGAAGCCCTGGTGAGTCGCCACGGCCCTTCGCCGCAGGCATTTCTTGTGGTGCCTATGGTAGGTGCGTTTTTCATTGATATCACCAATGCCTTGATTATTCAGCTATATTTGAGTTTGCCCTTTATTTCAAACTAA
- a CDS encoding LysR family transcriptional regulator — MRLRHIEIFHAIYTTGSITNAAKILHVSQPSVSKVLSHAELQLGFNLFERVKGRLIPTDEAEMLFDEVDKIYQQMRAIKNTAENIKKSEFGAISLGVTPALGFDAIPNVIADYHQDYPNVTFDIQTLHNDAVLQALLEHKCDLAVLFSPNSMPGISAKTLSQSELVIVYPKEKFPHCPDKLTLGQVCDTEFIDISDSGPLGDMLWARIMEENIAFNAAIKVQTYFIAARLVAHGLGVCVVDRFTAQGNLADNVAIASFDPPLTFNVSAVHLENRSLSKVTDEFLPYLSRVISNS, encoded by the coding sequence ATGCGCTTAAGACATATAGAAATTTTTCATGCCATCTATACCACAGGCTCCATCACCAATGCCGCCAAGATCCTGCATGTGTCCCAGCCTTCGGTCAGCAAAGTCTTATCCCATGCCGAATTGCAGCTCGGTTTTAACCTGTTTGAACGGGTCAAGGGCCGCCTGATCCCCACCGACGAAGCGGAAATGCTGTTTGATGAAGTCGATAAAATCTACCAGCAGATGCGGGCAATTAAAAACACCGCCGAAAACATCAAAAAATCCGAATTCGGCGCCATCAGCCTGGGGGTTACCCCCGCCCTGGGTTTTGATGCCATTCCCAATGTTATTGCCGACTACCACCAGGACTATCCCAACGTCACTTTCGACATCCAGACCCTGCACAACGACGCCGTGCTGCAAGCCCTGCTCGAACATAAATGCGATCTGGCGGTATTGTTTTCTCCCAACAGTATGCCGGGTATCAGCGCAAAAACCCTATCGCAATCAGAGCTGGTAATAGTTTATCCCAAAGAAAAATTCCCCCACTGCCCGGACAAGCTGACCCTAGGCCAGGTCTGCGATACCGAATTTATCGATATCAGCGACAGCGGCCCGCTGGGAGACATGCTGTGGGCACGCATTATGGAAGAAAACATTGCCTTCAATGCCGCCATTAAGGTACAAACCTACTTCATTGCCGCCCGCCTGGTTGCCCATGGATTAGGGGTTTGCGTGGTGGACCGCTTCACCGCGCAGGGCAATCTGGCAGACAATGTTGCCATCGCTTCCTTTGATCCGCCGCTGACCTTCAACGTCAGCGCCGTACACCTTGAAAACCGCAGTTTATCGAAAGTCACCGACGAGTTCCTGCCATATTTAAGTAGAGTAATTTCAAATAGTTAG
- the dgcN gene encoding N-acetyltransferase DgcN, producing MHIASPYLLFIGDATDQFAIKMARGVADWRPELCIGEYSIDGCTVTTGLEKLDIRQAATRGAKSFVLGFANSGGVLDKKWLPYILEALDNGMDIVSGLHDKLSDFPEVAAKAKAVNRQLLDIRHPKAEFITGTGVKRSGKRLLTVGTDCSVGKMYTSLSLEKSMKKAGIDVDFRATGQCGILIAGTGVAIDCVISDFLSGASESLSPDNSEDHWDIIEGQGSLSHPAFAGVSLGLLHGSQPDALVICHDLNRDHMRGLPQSQVPSIEETIKLNLEAAKLTNPNVRVAGIAVNTSSVSVEEGKTICARLSEQFSLPCVDPVRDSADSIVAALV from the coding sequence ATGCACATAGCTTCTCCCTACCTGTTATTTATTGGCGACGCCACGGATCAATTTGCCATCAAGATGGCACGCGGCGTTGCAGACTGGCGCCCTGAACTGTGCATAGGCGAATACAGCATCGACGGCTGCACTGTCACCACCGGCCTGGAAAAACTGGATATCAGACAGGCAGCGACCCGGGGAGCTAAATCTTTTGTGCTGGGTTTTGCCAACAGCGGCGGTGTGCTGGACAAAAAATGGCTGCCCTACATCTTGGAAGCCCTGGATAACGGCATGGATATCGTCAGCGGTTTACACGACAAACTCAGCGACTTCCCCGAAGTGGCCGCCAAAGCAAAAGCCGTCAACCGGCAACTGCTGGATATCCGCCATCCCAAAGCCGAATTTATCACCGGCACCGGCGTTAAACGTTCCGGCAAACGCCTGCTGACGGTAGGCACCGACTGCTCGGTGGGCAAAATGTATACCTCGTTGAGCCTGGAAAAATCCATGAAAAAAGCCGGTATCGATGTTGATTTTCGCGCCACAGGACAATGCGGCATCTTGATCGCCGGCACCGGTGTCGCCATAGACTGCGTAATATCCGATTTTTTATCCGGTGCCAGCGAATCCCTGTCGCCTGATAACAGCGAAGATCACTGGGATATTATCGAAGGCCAGGGCTCCCTTTCCCACCCGGCTTTTGCCGGTGTCAGCCTGGGATTATTGCATGGCTCCCAGCCGGATGCCCTGGTGATTTGCCACGATCTCAACCGGGATCATATGCGCGGCCTGCCGCAAAGCCAGGTGCCGAGCATAGAAGAGACCATTAAGCTCAATCTTGAAGCGGCAAAACTCACCAACCCCAATGTCAGGGTAGCAGGCATTGCAGTGAATACTTCCAGCGTCAGCGTTGAAGAAGGTAAAACCATCTGCGCCCGCCTCAGCGAGCAGTTCTCCCTGCCTTGTGTCGACCCGGTGCGCGACAGCGCCGACAGCATAGTGGCGGCATTAGTATGA
- the dgcA gene encoding N-acetyl-D-Glu racemase DgcA, producing MSLPTTDNAGLSINVFNQALPLKSVFRIARGAKTQAEVVIVAISDGQHTGWGEAVPYGRYHESVEGVTRQIATLPVDGLSCDDLKQLIAKLPAGAARNALDCAWWDLNAKQQQSTVVELLSLPPASPCVSAQTLSIDTPQAMAAAVAKLDNPPLVKVKLDNNNIIGKMTAIKEAAPNSKFIVDANEGWSINDLQSCCEALKALDVVLIEQPLPAGKDQALIGLDSPVPLCADESCHTRAELNYLKNRYQVVNIKLDKTGGLTEAVLLAREAQAMGFDLMLGCMVASSLAMAPASLLSPYAQYVDLDGPLLINADREHGFEFHRGVMQPLNLRLWGGPNNNNELCGLLK from the coding sequence ATGAGTTTACCAACAACCGACAATGCCGGCTTAAGCATTAACGTCTTTAACCAGGCACTGCCGCTGAAATCGGTTTTCCGCATTGCCCGCGGCGCCAAAACCCAGGCCGAGGTGGTAATAGTGGCAATATCCGACGGCCAACATACCGGCTGGGGCGAAGCCGTACCTTATGGCCGCTACCATGAGTCGGTCGAGGGCGTTACCCGGCAAATAGCAACACTGCCGGTTGACGGCCTTAGCTGCGATGATCTTAAGCAACTGATCGCCAAATTGCCTGCCGGTGCGGCGCGTAATGCCTTAGACTGCGCCTGGTGGGATCTGAACGCCAAACAGCAGCAAAGCACAGTGGTAGAGTTGTTATCCCTGCCCCCGGCTTCTCCCTGCGTCAGCGCACAAACTTTAAGTATCGACACGCCACAAGCGATGGCGGCAGCGGTGGCCAAGCTCGACAACCCGCCGCTGGTCAAAGTAAAGCTGGATAACAACAACATTATCGGCAAAATGACCGCTATTAAAGAAGCCGCGCCAAACAGCAAATTTATCGTCGATGCCAATGAAGGCTGGTCAATTAACGACTTACAAAGCTGCTGCGAAGCCTTAAAAGCCCTGGATGTGGTGTTAATCGAACAGCCCTTGCCCGCCGGAAAAGACCAGGCATTAATAGGCTTAGACTCCCCGGTGCCCCTGTGTGCAGACGAGTCCTGCCATACCCGGGCGGAGCTGAATTACCTTAAAAACCGCTACCAGGTAGTTAATATCAAGCTGGATAAAACCGGCGGCTTAACCGAGGCGGTATTACTGGCCCGGGAAGCACAAGCCATGGGCTTTGACCTTATGCTCGGCTGCATGGTGGCAAGTTCCCTGGCGATGGCGCCGGCATCCTTATTATCGCCTTATGCGCAATATGTCGATTTGGACGGACCTTTATTGATCAATGCCGACCGGGAACACGGCTTTGAATTTCATCGGGGAGTGATGCAGCCACTAAACCTCCGGCTCTGGGGCGGGCCAAATAACAATAATGAGCTCTGCGGTTTACTGAAGTAA